The Paenalcaligenes faecalis genome has a window encoding:
- a CDS encoding DNA cytosine methyltransferase — MNHIELFAGCGGLSLGLKKVGFDLTLANELSPMAAETFSYNLLGEDLETCAEKSITPKHTFWLSTQYDSLAKRLRENPFHYPELNQGLSTLPEDPRKAKGGLIIGSIIQLNEFLIKTPSYLEAIKSGFSQGSVDLISGGPPCQSFSLAGLRKKDCDRNTLPWEFARFVSLIKPKCVVLENVTGILRPFNEDGKKYYAWLEVAKTFAKQGYVPLCIHINARNAGVAQNRPRFIMIALRSDIYEKIASTFNFAEKQLFFPAHSFYIAEKEGKIAENYIYYDFSKDEHVRLFQDSFLSSFYTGEIVSVEDAINDLKFNSSEKPSAFVKNLNNYFHDVLPKKNQTDNHEPRSNSDIVRRRFRIYQVLRQCSPQSGKEITQVIRGLADDLTELTWNEVKKFKYLHENGELINFDKKSIFLDFLKRHPTKKQTQKALISDRPAPAALSIPDDACHYDEGELRTLTVREMARIQSFPDAFTFKSKVTTGGKMRRFEVPQYTQVGNAVPPLLGVAIGKAVKNLLMRK, encoded by the coding sequence TTGAATCACATCGAACTATTTGCTGGCTGCGGAGGTCTGTCGCTCGGCTTAAAAAAAGTGGGCTTTGATTTGACCTTAGCTAACGAGCTGTCTCCCATGGCTGCAGAAACCTTTTCGTACAACCTTCTAGGTGAAGACTTAGAGACCTGTGCAGAAAAGTCCATTACTCCAAAACACACATTTTGGTTGAGTACGCAATATGACTCTCTAGCTAAACGTTTACGAGAAAATCCATTTCATTACCCTGAACTTAACCAAGGATTATCCACTCTCCCAGAAGACCCTCGAAAAGCTAAAGGTGGCCTTATTATAGGTAGCATTATTCAACTCAATGAGTTTCTCATCAAAACCCCCTCATATTTAGAAGCTATCAAAAGTGGATTTTCTCAAGGAAGCGTAGACCTCATCTCTGGAGGGCCTCCCTGCCAAAGCTTTAGCTTAGCCGGATTAAGAAAAAAAGATTGCGATAGAAACACTCTTCCATGGGAGTTCGCCCGCTTTGTTAGTCTAATTAAACCTAAATGCGTAGTTTTAGAAAACGTAACGGGAATTTTAAGACCTTTTAATGAGGATGGAAAAAAATACTATGCGTGGCTAGAAGTTGCCAAAACGTTTGCCAAGCAAGGTTACGTACCTTTATGCATACACATCAATGCTCGTAATGCAGGCGTGGCTCAAAACAGGCCTCGCTTCATTATGATTGCGTTGAGATCAGACATTTACGAAAAAATAGCATCCACCTTTAATTTTGCAGAAAAGCAGCTTTTTTTTCCTGCCCATTCATTTTATATCGCTGAGAAAGAAGGAAAAATTGCAGAAAACTATATTTACTATGACTTTTCAAAAGACGAACACGTACGTCTTTTCCAAGATAGTTTTCTATCATCTTTTTATACAGGTGAAATAGTCAGCGTCGAAGATGCTATTAACGACTTAAAATTTAACTCTTCAGAAAAACCTTCTGCTTTTGTTAAAAATCTGAATAATTATTTTCATGACGTTCTACCTAAAAAAAATCAGACTGATAATCATGAGCCTAGAAGCAACAGCGACATTGTGCGCCGTCGCTTTCGTATCTACCAAGTCTTGCGGCAATGCTCTCCGCAAAGCGGGAAGGAAATAACTCAGGTTATTAGAGGCCTAGCAGATGACTTAACCGAGCTTACATGGAACGAGGTTAAAAAATTTAAATACTTGCATGAGAATGGAGAATTAATTAACTTTGATAAAAAATCCATTTTTTTAGATTTTTTAAAAAGACATCCCACCAAAAAACAAACTCAAAAAGCATTGATAAGCGATAGACCTGCTCCTGCAGCCCTCTCTATTCCCGATGACGCTTGTCATTATGATGAAGGTGAACTACGGACGTTAACCGTAAGGGAAATGGCGAGAATACAATCCTTTCCAGATGCTTTTACCTTCAAATCTAAGGTTACAACAGGTGGAAAGATGAGACGTTTTGAGGTTCCTCAGTATACGCAAGTAGGTAATGCTGTTCCACCATTGTTAGGTGTAGCTATTGGGAAGGCAGTAAAAAACCTACTCATGAGAAAGTAG